Proteins encoded together in one Triticum dicoccoides isolate Atlit2015 ecotype Zavitan chromosome 7B, WEW_v2.0, whole genome shotgun sequence window:
- the LOC119338420 gene encoding serine--glyoxylate aminotransferase-like: MDYMNGPGRNHLFVPGPVNIPDQVIRAMSRQNEDYRSPAIPALTKTLLEDVKKIFKTTTGTPFLFPTTGTGAWESALTNTLSPGDRIVSFSLGQFSLLWIDQQQRLGFSVDVVESDWGYGADLGVLESKLRSDSQHTIKAICIVHNETATGVTNDLHAVRKLLDAYRHPALLLVDGVSSICALDFRMDEWGVDVALTGSQKALSLPTGLGIVCASPKALEAAKTAKSVRVFFDWKDYLKFYKMGTYWPYTPSIQLLYGLRAGLDLLFEEGLDNVIKRHTRLGTATRLAVAAWGLKNCTAKEENFSDTVTAVVVPPYIDSSEIVKHAWKRYNLSLGLGLNKVAGKVFRIGHLGHLNELQLLGCLSGVEMVLKDIGYPVKLGSGVAAAAAYLSNSTPHIPSRI; the protein is encoded by the exons ATGGACTACATGAATGGGCCAGGCCGGAACCATCTGTTCGTCCCTGGGCCGGTGAACATTCCGGACCAGGTGATCCGCGCCATGAGCCGGCAGAACGAGGACTACCGCTCGCCGGCGATCCCTGCCCTCACCAAGACCCTCCTGGAGGACGTGAAGAAGATCTTCAAGACCACCACTGGCACCCCCTTCCTCTTCCCCACCACCGGCACCGGCGCCTGGGAGAGCGCGCTCACCAACACGCTCTCCCCGGGGGACCGGATCGTGTCCTTCTCGCTGGGGCAGTTCAGCCTGCTGTGGATCGACCAGCAGCAGCGCCTCGGGTTCAGCGTGGACGTGGTGGAGTCTGACTGGGGCTACGGCGCCGACCTCGGCGTCCTCGAGTCCAAGCTCCGCAGTGACTCGCAGCACACCATCAAGGCCATCTGCATCGTCCACAACGAGACCGCCACCGGCGTCACCAACGACCTCCACGCCGTCCGCAAGCTCCTCG ATGCGTACCGGCACCCGGCGCTGCTGCTGGTGGACGGGGTGTCGTCCATCTGCGCGCTGGACTTCCGCATGGACGAGTGGGGCGTGGACGTGGCCCTGACGGGGTCGCAGAAGGCGCTGTCGCTGCCGACGGGGCTGGGCATCGTGTGCGCCAGCCCCAAGGCGCTGGAGGCGGCCAAGACGGCCAAGTCGGTGCGCGTCTTCTTCGACTGGAAGGACTACCTCAAGTTCTACAAGATGGGCACCTACTGGCCCTACACGCCCTCCATCCAGCTCCTCTACGGCCTCCGCGccggcctcgacctcctcttcgagGAGGGCCTCGACAACGTCATCAAGAGGCACACACGCCTCGGCACCGCAACAAG GCTGGCGGTGGCGGCGTGGGGACTCAAGAACTGCACCGCGAAGGAGGAGAACTTCAGCGACACGGTCACCGCCGTCGTGGTGCCGCCGTACATCGACAGCTCCGAGATCGTCAAGCACGCGTGGAAGCGGTACAACCTCAGCCTCGGGCTCGGGCTGAACAAGGTCGCCGGCAAGGTCTTCAGGATTGGACACCTGGGCCACCTCAACGAG CTGCAACTTCTGGGTTGCCTCAGCGGGGTGGAGATGGTGCTCAAGGACATCGGGTACCCGGTGAAGCTCGGCAGCGGCGTGGCGGCCGCCGCGGCGTACCTCTCGAATTCCACGCCCCACATCCCCTCCAGGATCTGA